In Verrucomicrobiota bacterium, the genomic stretch GGTGCTCACCGCTTAGTTTATCCCAAATTGCCTCGACGTAGTCGCGCACGTCCACCGCCTCTACAGGTAGATTTCTCATAGTTGATTGGGACCACAGGTCGCCCCGACTGCATATTCGGCAATTCTGTTTTCGGGTTCAGCCGTCAAATCGGATTGGGCCTTTTTCGCGAACAATGGCCGCCGAGCCCTTTTCCGGTTTGATCAACCCGCCGGAGTCATGTCCGGGCGGGTGTTAAGTGGCGCAGCCGTTCGGGGTCGGCGTTTGATTACCGCGCCGCGTCATTGGGGCCTCCTGCGCGGGAAGACGCTCCGGGGCGCCGCTTTCATGCGTCCCGATGGGCGAATCGCTTTTCGTTCCGTTCCCCGGCCCTGAATTGACCGGGCTGCCAGCAGGGAGGGGTTCGATCGTCTTTACGGGCCCGCCGCCGCGGTGCGCTTACCGTCAAAAGGCAGCCCGGTGGCCGAACGGACCAACTCTACGCTGCACGCGTCGTAAGATCGTTGTCCGTTTCGGTTCCAGAGCGTAAGGTCGGCGTTGTGGATAACGCGAAAAAAGGTCTGCTCCGGCGGTTGCTGGACGCGGTGCTGGTGATCCTGGGCGGAATTCTGTTTCTTGGTTTGTGCTTTATTGCCCCAACCTTGGTGGTTGCGTTTTTAGTGTTAGGCGGCCCCGCGTTGGTCTTGGTTTGGTCCCGGCGATCGGGATCCGTGGCTCGGAAGAAGGTAAAACGTTAAGCTGCCGGGCCGGTTCCACACTCCTCGCAGGTACGCCCGCGCCGGCCTTCCCTGACCTGAAGAAATTGCCTCAGTCTCGGAGTACGATCGCTTATTCCGAGCGCCGGGCGGATCAACGCCCGTACCATTCCGGACGGGAGAATCGCCATTCCCAGGAACCACGCGCTGATCGCAACCTTTTGCGTCCAGGAATATCCATTCCACCAAAGGCAGGACCAAACGCCCTTGGCGACGAGGGTTAAACGCCGGTCTGAGGCAATGAGTCCGCGGCCGGAAAGACGCAAGTAGCAAAAACGCCGCTTCAGCCGCGATGGCTCCGATAATCTGGATGCCTCATTCCGGCCGATCGCGAGTCGCCACCCGCGATCTCTGAGCAGGTCCTTTTGGTGGTCCCGCTCCAATTTTTGCAGATCGGCTTCGACCTCAAACTGCGAAATCACGGCCGCGGCGGCATCACGGTGGCGGCGGTAACACGCCAGCGTGCGCGGGATAGCCACGATGGTGCCGAAGTATGGTGCGGCGAAGATGGGAATCGCGTCAGCGCTGAAGGACGTCACGTAAAAATTCCGTAACGTCCTTTGATTCTCGGGCGTCAGAATCCTGGCGAGAAAATCCCGGCTATAGACGTTTCCACTGGCGGGAGGTGAACAGTAAGTGCCGAAAAGGCGCATCATTTTCAACGGAGATTTACCCTTGCCCAAGCACCCACTCGGGACGACTGCATCCATCCTGGCTCCGCCTTCATCCACGACATCGAGATAGTAATGGGCCTTGACGCATCCCGGTTGCCAATGGGCGATCACTTCACTGACGCACTCCGGATAAAGGAAATCGTCGGCATCCAGATAAAGCACGAGGTCACCGCTGCAAGCCGCAAATCCGCTATAATAGCAGGAAAGCTGGCCGGCGTTACCCTTTAATATGCGGATGATCTGTGAGCCGTAGGACTGAATGATCGCGGATGAATCGTCGGTCGACCCGTCGTCGACGACAATGACCTCGGTATTGGTGTAGGTCTGGGACAACGCGCTATCGATAGCCTGGCGCAGGAACCGGGCGTAATTATGATTTACGATGATGATGGAAACCTTCTGCGTACGCGCATCCGAGCTTTCGCCGGGCGTGCCGCTCGATCGTGAGGCGGACCGTAGTTGCGCGAAGCGGGGCAGTTTCCAACGTCCGCCCAAATGCCGTTCAAGGTCCTTCAAAACGAGTCGGCCCATGGCACCTTCAGGTGAGGTCGTGAGTTCGCCGACGTACAGCCGCGTGGCTGTGGCGAAGAAATCAACACGCACAAAATCCAGGCCTCCGCCAAGGATCCTCGCGGCAGCGAGCATCTCGGCAAGACGGGCGGGCCGGGGAACCTCACTGCCAGCTCCGGGCGCAATCCTTGCCCAAGCCGGTGTATAGAGCCGTACCCGATCCGTGATGAGATGCCCGAGGTCAACCTGAATCAGTTCGACCGTGCCGCCAAAGACGAAGAACCTGTAATCGCTCGGGCGAGTCCCGCTGCCGTCGTCGACGAATTCTTCGACCATAATCTGCGGTCGGATATCCTTATAGACCCACTCCCGCGTGATCTCGTAATAACTCTGATTCAACCATCGGGTGCAACTCTCTATCAGGGCGCCACGGTCGAGGGCCGATTTGTCTTTGACGATCTGAACCCAGCCGCAGCCGTGCGTCGGCTTCACCACAAAGCAGTTCGGAAGTCGATCGAAGGGAATTGTCTCGGGACGAGTCGTCAAACAGTAAAGCTCCGGCAACACTCCGGGGCCGAGTCGTGACTCTACATAGGAGCGCGCAGCCGCTTTATCGGCCAGCTGCGCCAGCACGGGCCGCCGGTCGAAAATTATACGGTACAGAACCTTCTCGTTAAAAGTAGCGGGGCAAACGAGGTTCGGTAAGACGCCATGCGCCTTCCAGTAGCGGCGGATGAGCAAAAGCCAGCTGGGCAGGGCTTTCTTGATTCGCTCTTTGGCCGACGGCATCTCGAAGAGTTATAAATTGCTCGGAATCCGATTTGGCGAGTCAACGGGCCCGCTCGGGAACCGGCCTTAATGGGTCGTCGTTCTGAATCTCTCCCGAGACAAAAAGGGGATCAAAGTCCATAAGCGAATACACTTCGTTCTTACTTAGATTCAGAGCCGTTCCCGGCGAGAAGTATTGACCTCCGCATTGAAAGTGCAACCTGGGACACCGCCTTTGGGCACTTGAAAAGCCGCTTTTCAGGGGTGTTCCGGCATTTTCAATGGGCGAGCCGATAATTCGCATTGCCGTTTAGGATGCTTGTATTGCAGCGTACTTTGAGGATCGGCCGATCGCTTGGTTGCATTGGTTAATCCTTGGACGGAAAAACCGCGCAGGTATTCTGCGGAAACGTGTGACGCCCTGGCCCGCTGCTGTCCGCAGGCCGGTCGCTTCGGTGTAAATCGTTTCAGGGGCGCATTCCCGCCAGACCGATTGCGGATCCCGCGTCGTTCGGTTTTTTCCGGAAACGGCCAACAAACCGGCTTCCACGACTCCCGCACGGACGATTATCGTTGATCGGCTACGCTGCCAAGCCGGGCCGGTTTGCTTCGTCCGCGTGCAGGATAACAAATGCAGAGATTGGTAGTTCGCGCCGGAAACGGTTCAATGCACCCCCTGACTTCCCACACCGTGATGGCGGTTTCCACCCCGGAAATCCAGGGTTGATCGGTCCGGCCACCTCGGTCGAAACCGGACCGTTGCGATCGTGGAAGCGACCGGTTTCTGACGTCAGGTTAGAGCCCTCCGACAAAGGTTTCGATCGCTTCCCGTGCTTCACGGGCGTGCGCTGCAGGGTTGCGTTCTTTAGCGGTGATTTCCACCAACTGTGCGCCTGGAATACCCTCGGCGAGCCGCCGCCCGTACTCGACCGGGTGCAGCGCATCCAAGTGGTTGACGAGCACCAACGTTGGCACCCGGACCGCGCGCCAACCCTCCGGCGCGGGACAAGGCGCGTCCGCCGGCAATCTCGCCAGCGTGGCGATGGTCGCTTCCAGGCTTGGCCGCTCCAGTTGGCGCAGGAGTGACGCCGCGTTGTCCCGGCTAACCGTTTGGATGCGACAGAACTCAGGATCAGCCGGAAGCAACTCCCTTGTGCGTTGTGGTCCCACTTGCCTGAGCCACCGGGACATGGTCTGCAGGATGTCCAGATTGCGAGGACCAGGAAGGTCGAGCCACGCGGGACGGCACAAGATCAGGGCACGCACTCGCGCCGGGTAGCGCAAGGCAAAATTCAGCGCGACTCCGGCCCCCATGGAGATACCGCCGACCGTAAGGCCGTCGACATTCAGCGCGTCGAGAACAGTCCGGAGATCGTCGGCAAAGCTCGAAAACGTGAGCCGCTCGGGAGGCCCGAGCGGTTGGGTACGGCCATGACCTCGGCAATCGAAGGACAAGACCCGCAAGCGGACCGACTCGCCAAGGACGCCATGCGGCTGGGAAATGTCGCCGCCCAGTCCATGCTGAAATGCCACCAGGGGACCGTGCGCAGCGCCGCCCAGCGCGTAATGAAAACGGATTTTGTTCGATTCAATGAACGGCATCGTTGCCCCCTCCGGTTAAAAATCGTTGCCGTCGGCAAGGTGACGTCGCATGCATGGCGTTTCGTTATCCAAGTCACCACGAAAAGTTGTCGACTCGAAAAGGACGGGCTGCCGTTTTCATGCGAAGGGTACGATCGCGCGGCTCGATGGAGCGCTCAAGCGCGGTTCTGGGTTTTCCTCCCAGCGATGCTTTTTACCCTTAACGCAGGCAGAACGCCGCCGGCCGTCACTTTCAGGGGCCAAGACCGCTCGGCCTGCATTTCGCGGTGCCGCCCTGGGTGCGCCCGGTTTAATGACAAGACTCGGGGGCCTTTGGCTCGACGAAACGAGCGAACTTTTGGCCGACCTGTCCCTGCTGGACCGCAAACGCCGGGGTCGGGAAAACCCGCCCGCCGCGAGCGCAAAGCTGGTCGTTGAGGTTTTGGAGACGATCTTCGATCGCGATACGGGCGAAAAGTTTCAGGCTTATACCATTTCGACGGCCATGGAGGTAAATTTTTTGCCTTCCTTCCCAGGTGCCCTGCCAGCGTTACACTTATTAGACCGTATAAACGGCCTACGCCCAACGGGCCGGGAGACCTTAGTGCAGGGTTCCACCCTTGGGAACGCACCCCTCCCCCGATCGAGCCCTGGAGGAGCGACAGAAGGCGTTGCCGGCGGGTTCTGCCGCACCTTCAGCAAATCCAACCCGGCGGGGCGGGCGTGCAGGCGTGACGCCTTAGGAGGGCTCGATCGTGATTTGACGGTTACCCAGGCTTTACCCCACTGCCATTTAGTTAAGGGCGGCAGGCCGGGCGTGGCCTTCGTCCCGGAGGGACGGCTGAGGTTAGGCAGGGACTGAGCTGCGCAGCATCCTCCGGCGCCGGCATCTCCCTGAGCCGACATTCTATTAAGATAACTGTCTGAATGGCATTAGCATTCTGCGGGCGCTTGAGGCCCCGTTCAAAGGCGCGAACGTATTCGTCATTGCCAATTGCGACACGGTGATGTCACGGCCGACAGCGGAACTGGTTGCGGAGGTTTTCCGCGGCGTGCCGTTGAAAAAGCCGCTCGACACAAACGAGATGCTCCTTTCCATTGACAAAGCAAGGGGCGTCTTGGGCTATGAACCGCAACATAGCCGGCGCGATCCTGCCAGCTCCCATTAATCGAAGTATCGAAACGGCAAAGGCATATGAATTACGTAAGACTTGGCAGGACGGGGCTCAAAGTGTCGCGCGTCTGCCTGGGCTGCATGACCTACGGCAGCCCGGAAAAGGGCTGGCACACCTGGGCGCTGGACGAGGAACAAAGCCGGCCCTTCATCCAAAAGGCGCTCGAACTCGGGATTAACTTTTTCGATACCGCCAACGTCTATTCGGGCGGCGCCAGCGAGGAGGTGCTGGGTCGCGCGTTGCGCGACTTTGCCCGGCGCGAGGAGGTGGTGGTGGCCACCAAAGTCTACGGCGCCATGCGGCCGCAGGACCCCAACGGCCGGGGCCTCTCGCGCAAGGCCATCCTGACCGAGATCGACGCGAGCCTGCGGCGGCTGGGCACCGACCACGTCGACCTCTACCAGATCCACCGTTGGGATTACGAGACGCCCATCGAAGAAACCCTTGAAGCCCTGCACGAGGTGGTCAAGGCCGGGAAAGCCCGCTACCTGGGGGCTTCCTCGATGTTCGCCTGGCAGTTCTGCCAGGCGCTTTACCTCGCGCAGCTGCACGGCTGGACGCGCTTCGTGAGCATGCAGCCGCACTACAACCTGATGTACCGCGAGGAGGAACGCGAGATGCTGCCCTTGTGCCGGGCCCAAGGCATTGGGGTGTTGCCCTGGAGCCCGCTGGCGCGGGGCCGCCTGACGCGGCCCTGGGAAGCGCAGGGCAGCACCGAACGCGCCCGGAGCGACCAGTACGCCAAGGGCCTCTACAGCGCGACCGAAGCGGCCGATCGGGCGGTGGTGGACCGCTTGGGAGAGGTGGCCAAGGCGCAGGGGTTGCCGCGCGCCCAGGTGGCGCTGGCTTGGTTGCTGCAGCAGCCGGCGGTGAGCGCGCCCATCGTGGGGGCGACCAAACCGGAGCACCTGGAAGACGCCGTGGCCGCCCTATCGATCAAGTTGTCCGACGAGGAGCTCCGGGCCTTGGAGGCGCCGTACGTCCCGCACCCGCTGGTTGGATTTGAGTGACGCCGGCCGCCCCGGGCTGGTTACCTCCGACGGGTGGTGCGCGAGGTCAGGCCGGTGGGGCCTTGGTGCTGCGGGGGCGCCCCACTTCCGGCATCCTATTTAGCCGCTCGTTCAAGTTCGTTCAGTTCAGCGTCCGACAAAGGGATCTGCGCGGCCTTGAGGTTTTCCTCGAGATGAGCAACCGACGATGTCCCGGGAATCGGAAGCACCACCGGGCTGCGGTGCAGCAGCCAAGCGATCGACAGCTGCGCAACCGTGGCACCGTGGCGTTGCCCGATCGTGTCCAGCGTTCCGCCGGGCTGGGCCAGTTTGCCGGCGGCGACGGGAAACCAGGGTATGAAAGCAAGCCCCTGCTTTTCGCAATACTCCAGCACGTCCTCGTGCTGGCGGTCCGCTAAATTGTACCGATTCTGAACGCTGACGATTTCGACCACCTTGCGGGCCCGGTCAATCTCGGCGGGCTTTACCTCGCTGAGGCCGACATGGCGGATTTTGCCCTCCTGCTGGAGTTTCGCAATCACGCCCAGCGACTCCTCCAGGGGAACTTTGGGATCGATCCGGTGCAATTGCCAGAGGTCGATGACTTCCGTCCTGAGGAAACGAAGGCTCATTTCAACCTGCTGCGCGAGGTACTCCGGTCTGCCGACGGGTAGCCATCGGTCGGGGCCTTGCCGGGTCAGCCCCCCTTTGGTCGCGATGACGAGACCCTTTGGGAACGGAGCGAGGGCTTCGCCGATCAACGGCTCACTAACCGCGGGGCCGTAACTATCGGCGGTGTCGATGAAATTCACGCCCAGTTCCACCGCACGCTTCAAAACCCGTTTTGCCTCGTTGACGTCTTTCGGCTCACCCCAGATTCCCTTGCCGGTCAGTCGCATCGCGCCGAATCCGAGGCGGTTCACTTCCAGATCGTCGCCAATCTTTAACGTCTTCGCTATCGTGGCCATGGGCCCAACAAAGCACGGCGGGTCTGGTCTTGAAATTGAAGGTTTTGATTGATGAGGTCATGAACGCTGGTTTTCACGGATGCCGGGCGGGGACCGCTGGCAGACCTTGTACCTTGCAAAAGCCGCTTCCCAAGCGGGCCAAGGCGATTGCCGGATTGATACTGGCGTTGGTCAAAGTCCGTCAGGGCAACGATTCCGGCCGTTCCGTGGATCAGTAAATCCGCCCCGTTGCGGACGCGAAGGTTGCCGCCTTTATTTCCGGGCGAAGTAGCAGGCGAAAACGCTGTTGCGATGCAGGATATCGTAAGCTTGAAAACCTGCTTTCTGCAGGCCCGCGATCTGGAAGGGCAACGATCGGGGCGTATCTTCCCGGTCGATATAACGGAAGACCGTCTCGCGATACCCCGGCCCGCCCAGTCCCTCAAGGTAGTCGCCGTAGCGTTTCCACATCAAACCGTCAACCTCGGGGTCGGCAAACGTGACCAGATCCGCAACATAGAACCGGCCGCCCGGTTTCAGCCATTTCCATACTTTGCCGAAAACCTCGTCCCATTCGCTCTCGGAGCGCAGATGATGAAGTACCGCCCCGGCAACCACCAGGTCGAACTCCTCTTCGGGCAATGACAACTGCCGGAGGTCCCCCTGATAAACGCGAACGGATCGCGCGCCCGCCTCGCTGACGCGCTGCGCCGCGCGGTCCAGCATTGGCCTGCTCAGATCCACCAGGTGGCACTCGAGCGGTCCGATCGCCTGCATCACTCTCAGCGTGAAGTTTCCGGCGCCGTAGCCGAGATCGAGCATGGTGCCGCCCGCGGGCACATGCGTGCGGGCGGCAGCCGAAACCAGGTCGAGCACCAACGGCGCATCGATCGTCGCCTGCTGCCCGCTTTCGAGCCGGCTAAACCGTTCGACATCCCCATCGAACCGGCGGCGAATCTCATCAACCGTGGATTTGTTGGCAAAGGCAGTTTTCATGGCGATAAGCATGCCTGCCGCGGTATGCGAAGAAAAATGCTATGATTGCATTATATTAATGTGGCATGCGCATGAATCGGCCTACCGTGCACGAACTGGAATGTTTCCAGGCGACCGCGGAAGAACTGAACTTTTCTCGGGCCGCAAAGCGGCTTAACCTCAGCCAGCCTGCCCTTTCCCGGCAGATTCGATCCCTGGAGGACAAGCTGGGGGTACACCTCCTGGTGCGCAGCACGCGCCGCGTCACTCTCACGAACGCCGGGGCTCTCTACCTTGAGGACGCCAGGACGCTTCTGACCCGCCTCGACCACGCGACCGATGCGGCGCGCCGAACCTCGAAAGGGGAAACCACCCGGCTTCGACTCGCGTTCGTGGGAGCCTTGCTGGACGACCGACTCATCCGCGTCCTGCGGGACTTCCGGCGGTCCCATGTCCGCTGCCAGGTTCACCTGACGGACCTTCCGCCCGCACGCCAACTCGAAGCGTTGCGAGCCGGAGAACTGGACGGAGGCTTCGTCGGAGCGCCTCCCGACCGGATCGACCCCGGCCTTCGCACCGTCCTTTGGAGGAGCGAACCTCTGGTCCTTGCCCTTCCCGTGGCGCACCGGTTCGCCCGGGAAAAGTCCGTGCGGCTGGCGAATGTGCGGGACGATGGATGGGTGATGGTTTCACGAGATGCCGCCCCGGCGTTCCGGCGGCAGTTCGACCGATTTTGCGCCTCAGAAAAGTTCCGTGCACGAATCGTTCACGAATCCGAGCGCGTCAGCGCGGTGCTCACCATGGTGGCAGCCGAACAGGGAATCAGCTTGTTGCCGAAAGGCGTTTCGCGCCTGATCGCGAACGGCGTGCGCTTCGTGGCTCTCGCCGGACGGACGGCTCGCCTCGACCACACCTTTGCCTTTGCCGCCGGGCGGCCTCCGCCCGAAATCGAGGATCTGGTTGCCCTTCTGTCCAGACCTGATCCCCCTTGCCCCCGGCAACGGCCAAGATCCACGATTACCGACTGAGCGCGCAGCGTCGGGCGGAAGCCGCGGTCTGCGTTCAAGCGGATTTTCCGGGATACGCCACGTCGCCGCGTCGCAAACCCCTGAGGCCGCCTAGTAACGCTTTGTCCGCCACAACCCTGACATTCAACGGGCACTTGAACGACGAGCTTTGGAGTGCAAATGCGTATTTTCAGGTCCGCACCCGGTTCCGCTTTTCACTAGCCCCTATTCGTCGCATGAAGATTGAAGACTACGGTTTCGTCAGCGACCTGCACACGGGCGCTTTGGTGGGGGTCAACGGCTCGATTGATTGGCTGGGTTTTCCCCGCTTCGATGCCGCCGCGTGCTTCGCCGCGCTTCTCGGGAATGCCGGGAATGGCCATTGGCAAATCAGCCCCGCCCACCCGGTGCGAAACGCAACCCAGCGGTACCGCGGCAATACCTTGATTTTGGAAACGGCGTTTGAGACCGACCAGGGAGTGCTCAAGCTAACCGACTTTATGCCGCCCCGTGCGGGCGCGCCTGCACTCGTCCGGATCGTTGAGGCGATCGACGGGGCGGTGGACGTCACGCTGCACCTGACGATCCGGTTCGACTACGGGTTGGCGGTGCCGTGGGTGCAGCGCATCGAGGGAGGCCTGACCGCGGTAGCCGGTCCCGATGCGCTGATTTTGCGCAGCGCGATCCCTCTGCAAGGCAGAAACGAGGATCTTTCGAGTAACGCCAATTTTCGGGTGGAACCCGGGGTGAAGCAAACTTTCGCCCTTAATTGGTACCCATCCCACGAGGATCCCCCGCCGCCATTGGATGTCGATGGCGCACTCGCCGGGACGGAACGTTTTTGGGAAGACTGGGCGGCAAAATGCAGCTATGAAGGCGAAGCCCGGGATCTGGTGATGCGCTCCCTGCTGACCCTGAAAGCATTGATTTACGCGCCGACCGGCGGCATCGTCGCAGCGGCGACTACCTCGCTGCCGGAGCAGATCGGGGGAGTACGGAACTGGGACTACCGTTTTTGCTGGCTGCGTGACGCTACCCTGACTCTTTATTCGCTTATGCAGTCGGGCTACACTGAGGAGGCAGAGGCCTGGACTAACTGGTTACTCCGGGCTGTGGCCGGAGATCCCGAACAAATGCAGATTATGTATGGTGTCGCGGGCGAACGCCGCTTGCAGGAGTTTGAACTGACGCACCTTTCGGGCTATGAAAACTCCAGGCCGGTTCGGATCGGCAATGCCGCTTCAGAGCAGTTCCAACTGGACGTCTACGGCGAAGTGATGGACGCACTGCACCTGGCTCGGACGGTCGGCATCCGTTCCGGCGAGGCCTCCTGGGGGTTGCAGCGTCACCTAGTAGACTTTGTCGCCGCGCATTGGAAGCAGCCTGACGAAGGCCTTTGGGAAATCCGGGGTCCGCGGCGTCACTTTACCCATTCGAAGGTCATGGCCTGGGTAGCGATCGACCGCGCGGTAAAGGCGATAGAACAGTTCGGTTTGGAAGGCGATCTTGCGGGGTGGAAAGCGCTGCGCGAACAGATCCATCAGGAGGTTTGCGCCAAAGGGTACAATCCCAAGCGGCAGGCCTTCACCCAATATTACGGGGCCGATCAGCTGGACGCGAGCTTGTTGCTGGTGCCTATCGTTGGTTTCCTGCCGCCCTCAGATGAACGAGTCCGGAATACCGTTGACCGGATCCAACAGGAACTCATGGTTGACGGTTTCGTGCTGCGTTACGCGACGAGCGGCTCGGAGTCGGTGGACGGATTGCCGCCCGGCGAAGGCTCATTTTTACCGTGTTCGTTCTGGCTGGTGGACTGCCTGTGGCTGTTGGGCCGCCACGACGAAGCCCAGGCCCTGTTTAAACGCCTGGTCTCCAAGCGCAGCCCCTTAGGGCTTATGTCGGAAGAGTACGACGCCAGGCGGCAACGGCAGGTGGGCAATACGCCGCAGGCTTTTACCCACGTCGGGCTGGTAAACGCCGCGCGGACCCTGTACGCGACGCACAGCGCCGCGAAACACCGCAGCCGACAATGAAGAACGGCGCGCACCGCGGTTACAGTCCGGCACTTGGCAAAGCGGACAAGGTAGGGGACGTCTATTGGGGCCTGAGGTTCAGGGCGGTACGTAAGCGTGAGCAACCCCCTCTTCCGCCCCTTCAGCAAATCCAACCCGGCGGGGCGGGCGTTTGTTAGGGAGGGCGCACAGCGCCCTTTCGGGACTAAAACCGGCTTAACCATCCTGAGAAGGGGTGTAGGCCAGGCGATCGATGATGAGTTCGAGGGCGGTGTGTGAAAAGACATCACTTGCCACCTCAACCAAGGGCCCGGTCTTCACCCGGTAAGTCCGCCCGTAAAACGGGCCATCCAGTTGCACCTGCACGCCGCACGTTTCGAAACGAAAAAGATCCGGACGCTCCATCGCCAAAGCCGCGAGCGGATCGTGCGGATTATTTTGAGCGTCATGACGGAACAACCACCACCGTCGGATTTGCTCGGCCGCCAAGCGGGAGAGAGGATCGGACGACCCCTCCAGACGCAGCACGTCCTTTTCGCGGATGGATGGGATCATCGTCACGTCCAGGCCCAAGGCGACGGTAGGCATGCCCGAGCCAAAGACCTTTGCCGCGGCCACGGTGTCGCAACGGATGTTGTGTTCCGGCCGATCGTCATAAAACGTGCCCCCCATCAGGTAGAGCCGTTTGATCCACCTGCAAAATCGCGGTTCGCGTTCGATGGCACGGGCAATATTGGTCAGGGGCCCGATCGCCAAAATCTCCAACTCTCCCTGCCGCGCCTCCGCCTGGCTGAGCAGGAAAGCGTCCGCGCCGTTTTCAGCGTCGAGCTTTACGTCATCCAATCCGGCAACGCCTTCGCCTTCAATGCCGGCCCAGTATACCTGCCTGCCCGAAAGCGGCTTTTCCTGGCCGGGAATTACCGGGAGCTCCGGCTCGCCTGACAGGCCGCAGACCACTTTCGCCAGACGCGCCCGTCTTCGGGTATCGCCGTAAACCGTCGTCACCCCTTGCAGCGCCAGTTCGCGCGAACGCAGGATGAACACCAGCGCCAACAAATCGTCAACGTCGCTTCCGATGTCGGTGTCGAGAATGACAGGCCTCATATAGTCATCCGGGAAAGGCGTCAGCCTTTAAGGGAAGCGCCGACCACCCCTTGAATGTAGTAGCGCTGCAGCGGCAGCAGGATCAGCAACGGGATCCCCGCGGAGATCACGGAGGCGGCAAATAGTTCGTTCCAGAGCGTTTGATGCTGTTGCTCGAAGCTGGAGAGTG encodes the following:
- a CDS encoding glycoside hydrolase family 15 protein, with amino-acid sequence MKIEDYGFVSDLHTGALVGVNGSIDWLGFPRFDAAACFAALLGNAGNGHWQISPAHPVRNATQRYRGNTLILETAFETDQGVLKLTDFMPPRAGAPALVRIVEAIDGAVDVTLHLTIRFDYGLAVPWVQRIEGGLTAVAGPDALILRSAIPLQGRNEDLSSNANFRVEPGVKQTFALNWYPSHEDPPPPLDVDGALAGTERFWEDWAAKCSYEGEARDLVMRSLLTLKALIYAPTGGIVAAATTSLPEQIGGVRNWDYRFCWLRDATLTLYSLMQSGYTEEAEAWTNWLLRAVAGDPEQMQIMYGVAGERRLQEFELTHLSGYENSRPVRIGNAASEQFQLDVYGEVMDALHLARTVGIRSGEASWGLQRHLVDFVAAHWKQPDEGLWEIRGPRRHFTHSKVMAWVAIDRAVKAIEQFGLEGDLAGWKALREQIHQEVCAKGYNPKRQAFTQYYGADQLDASLLLVPIVGFLPPSDERVRNTVDRIQQELMVDGFVLRYATSGSESVDGLPPGEGSFLPCSFWLVDCLWLLGRHDEAQALFKRLVSKRSPLGLMSEEYDARRQRQVGNTPQAFTHVGLVNAARTLYATHSAAKHRSRQ
- a CDS encoding glycosyltransferase — protein: MPSAKERIKKALPSWLLLIRRYWKAHGVLPNLVCPATFNEKVLYRIIFDRRPVLAQLADKAAARSYVESRLGPGVLPELYCLTTRPETIPFDRLPNCFVVKPTHGCGWVQIVKDKSALDRGALIESCTRWLNQSYYEITREWVYKDIRPQIMVEEFVDDGSGTRPSDYRFFVFGGTVELIQVDLGHLITDRVRLYTPAWARIAPGAGSEVPRPARLAEMLAAARILGGGLDFVRVDFFATATRLYVGELTTSPEGAMGRLVLKDLERHLGGRWKLPRFAQLRSASRSSGTPGESSDARTQKVSIIIVNHNYARFLRQAIDSALSQTYTNTEVIVVDDGSTDDSSAIIQSYGSQIIRILKGNAGQLSCYYSGFAACSGDLVLYLDADDFLYPECVSEVIAHWQPGCVKAHYYLDVVDEGGARMDAVVPSGCLGKGKSPLKMMRLFGTYCSPPASGNVYSRDFLARILTPENQRTLRNFYVTSFSADAIPIFAAPYFGTIVAIPRTLACYRRHRDAAAAVISQFEVEADLQKLERDHQKDLLRDRGWRLAIGRNEASRLSEPSRLKRRFCYLRLSGRGLIASDRRLTLVAKGVWSCLWWNGYSWTQKVAISAWFLGMAILPSGMVRALIRPALGISDRTPRLRQFLQVREGRRGRTCEECGTGPAA
- a CDS encoding aldo/keto reductase, with the translated sequence MNYVRLGRTGLKVSRVCLGCMTYGSPEKGWHTWALDEEQSRPFIQKALELGINFFDTANVYSGGASEEVLGRALRDFARREEVVVATKVYGAMRPQDPNGRGLSRKAILTEIDASLRRLGTDHVDLYQIHRWDYETPIEETLEALHEVVKAGKARYLGASSMFAWQFCQALYLAQLHGWTRFVSMQPHYNLMYREEEREMLPLCRAQGIGVLPWSPLARGRLTRPWEAQGSTERARSDQYAKGLYSATEAADRAVVDRLGEVAKAQGLPRAQVALAWLLQQPAVSAPIVGATKPEHLEDAVAALSIKLSDEELRALEAPYVPHPLVGFE
- a CDS encoding nucleoside hydrolase, with the protein product MRPVILDTDIGSDVDDLLALVFILRSRELALQGVTTVYGDTRRRARLAKVVCGLSGEPELPVIPGQEKPLSGRQVYWAGIEGEGVAGLDDVKLDAENGADAFLLSQAEARQGELEILAIGPLTNIARAIEREPRFCRWIKRLYLMGGTFYDDRPEHNIRCDTVAAAKVFGSGMPTVALGLDVTMIPSIREKDVLRLEGSSDPLSRLAAEQIRRWWLFRHDAQNNPHDPLAALAMERPDLFRFETCGVQVQLDGPFYGRTYRVKTGPLVEVASDVFSHTALELIIDRLAYTPSQDG
- a CDS encoding alpha/beta hydrolase yields the protein MPFIESNKIRFHYALGGAAHGPLVAFQHGLGGDISQPHGVLGESVRLRVLSFDCRGHGRTQPLGPPERLTFSSFADDLRTVLDALNVDGLTVGGISMGAGVALNFALRYPARVRALILCRPAWLDLPGPRNLDILQTMSRWLRQVGPQRTRELLPADPEFCRIQTVSRDNAASLLRQLERPSLEATIATLARLPADAPCPAPEGWRAVRVPTLVLVNHLDALHPVEYGRRLAEGIPGAQLVEITAKERNPAAHAREAREAIETFVGGL
- a CDS encoding class I SAM-dependent methyltransferase, whose product is MKTAFANKSTVDEIRRRFDGDVERFSRLESGQQATIDAPLVLDLVSAAARTHVPAGGTMLDLGYGAGNFTLRVMQAIGPLECHLVDLSRPMLDRAAQRVSEAGARSVRVYQGDLRQLSLPEEEFDLVVAGAVLHHLRSESEWDEVFGKVWKWLKPGGRFYVADLVTFADPEVDGLMWKRYGDYLEGLGGPGYRETVFRYIDREDTPRSLPFQIAGLQKAGFQAYDILHRNSVFACYFARK
- a CDS encoding aldo/keto reductase — encoded protein: MATIAKTLKIGDDLEVNRLGFGAMRLTGKGIWGEPKDVNEAKRVLKRAVELGVNFIDTADSYGPAVSEPLIGEALAPFPKGLVIATKGGLTRQGPDRWLPVGRPEYLAQQVEMSLRFLRTEVIDLWQLHRIDPKVPLEESLGVIAKLQQEGKIRHVGLSEVKPAEIDRARKVVEIVSVQNRYNLADRQHEDVLEYCEKQGLAFIPWFPVAAGKLAQPGGTLDTIGQRHGATVAQLSIAWLLHRSPVVLPIPGTSSVAHLEENLKAAQIPLSDAELNELERAAK
- a CDS encoding LysR family transcriptional regulator, whose translation is MNRPTVHELECFQATAEELNFSRAAKRLNLSQPALSRQIRSLEDKLGVHLLVRSTRRVTLTNAGALYLEDARTLLTRLDHATDAARRTSKGETTRLRLAFVGALLDDRLIRVLRDFRRSHVRCQVHLTDLPPARQLEALRAGELDGGFVGAPPDRIDPGLRTVLWRSEPLVLALPVAHRFAREKSVRLANVRDDGWVMVSRDAAPAFRRQFDRFCASEKFRARIVHESERVSAVLTMVAAEQGISLLPKGVSRLIANGVRFVALAGRTARLDHTFAFAAGRPPPEIEDLVALLSRPDPPCPRQRPRSTITD